One segment of Meriones unguiculatus strain TT.TT164.6M chromosome X, Bangor_MerUng_6.1, whole genome shotgun sequence DNA contains the following:
- the LOC110544222 gene encoding rhox homeobox family member 2-like: MDSSQGTNTLPAIEKRREEDIGQGEPAWGATAAEGKELKQFSGEGPSAASAAGLVDEGMDQEDSDSEGCQENEQEEEELVPKEAMEGKSEEPVPRQVPRLRLRHKFTQWQLEELERIFQTNSSLSVEARRQLARWMGVTEAIVKRWFEKRREKYRRYKRL, from the exons ATGGACAGTAGCCAAG GTACAAACACTTTACCCGCtatagagaagagaagagaggaagataTAGGACAGGGCGAGCCGGCATGGGGAGCCACAGCAGCAGAAGGGAAGGAATTAAAACAGTTCAGTGGAGAAGGTCCCTCTGCTGCAAGTGCTGCAGGCCTTGTAGATGAAGGCATGGACCAGGAAGACAGTGACTCTGAAGGTTGCCAGGAGAATGAGCAGGAAGAAGAGGAGCTAGTTCCCAAGGAGGCCATGGAGGGCAAGAGTGAAGAGCCTGTGCCAAGGCAGGTGCCTCGACTTCGCTTGCGCCACAAATTCACCCAGTGGCAGCTGGAGGAACTGGAGCGCATTTTCCAGACCAATAGCTCCCTCAGTGTAGAAGCAAG AAGACAACTGGCCAGATGGATGGGTGTCACTGAAGCCATAGTGAAG AGATGGtttgagaagaggagagaaaaatacAGGAGATACAAGAGGCTATAA